A region of Anolis sagrei isolate rAnoSag1 chromosome 2, rAnoSag1.mat, whole genome shotgun sequence DNA encodes the following proteins:
- the SLU7 gene encoding pre-mRNA-splicing factor SLU7 has product MESGSMETIATNPPGGGSNGLEEPKKMTREDWRKKKELEEQRKLGNAPAEVDEEGKDINPHIPQYISSVPWYIDPSKRPTLKHQRPQPEKQQEFTFLGEWYKRGVKENSVATKYRKGACENCGALTHKKKDCLERPRRVGAKYTGTNIAPDEHDQPQLMFDYDGKRDRWNGYNPEEHMKIVEEYAKVDLAKRTLKAQKLQEELASGKLTEQVNSPRHRWDEEEPNSQTERDHNSEGEDEDKYADDIDMPGQNFDSKRRITVRNLRIREDTAKYLRNLDPNSAYYDPKTRAMRENPYANAGKNPDEVSYAGDNFVRYSGATISMAQTQLFAWEAYEKGSEVHLQADPTKLELLYKSFKVKKEDFKEQQKESILEKYGGEEHLDAPPSELLLAQTEDYVEYSRHGTVIKGQDKAVARSKYEEDVLINNHTCIWGSYWKEGKWGYKCCYSFVKYSYCTGEAGKELANADGELPSELPEDEYMAIPKTLVEIHQERQKEEKKKKKKKKKKHKKSTSSDSEGEERKKQEKLKKALNAEEARLLHVKEIMQLDERKRPYNSMYESREPTEEEMEAYQMKRQRPDDPMASFLGQ; this is encoded by the exons ATGGAATCTGGGAGTATGGAAACGATAGCTACTAACCCTCCTGGTGGAGGTTCAAATGGCTTAGAAGAGCCTAAGAAAATGACAAGAGAGGattggagaaagaagaaggagttgGAAGAACAGCGAAAATTGGGCAATGCTCCAGCTGAAGTGGACGAAGAGGGAAA ggACATCAACCCTCATATTCCTCAGTACATTTCTTCAGTGCCCTGGTATATTGATCCTTCCAAAAGGCCCACACTGAAGCATCAGCGACCTCAGCCAGAGAAGCAGCAGGAATTTACATTTTTGGGGGAATGGTACAAACGAGGAGTCAAAGAG AATTCTGTGGCAACTAAATACCGCAAAGGAGCTTGTGAGAACTGTGGTGCATTAACACACAAGAAAAAAGATTGTCTGGAG AGACCTAGAAGAGTAGGAGCAAAATACACAGGAACTAATATTGCCCCAGATGAACATGATCAGCCTCAGCTGATGTTTGATTATGATGGGAAACGAGACCGATGGAATGGCTACAATCCAGAGGAACACATGAAAATTGTGGAAGAATATGCCAAAGTTGATCTA GCTAAACGTACTTTGAAAGCACAGAAACTGCAGGAAGAGCTTGCTTCAGGGAAACTGACAGAACAAGTG AACTCCCCACGACATCGATGGGATGAAGAAGAACCAAATTCACAGACG GAAAGAGATCATAACAGTGAAGGAGAAGATGAGGacaaatatgcagatgacattgaTATGCCTGGACAAAATTTTGATTCCAAAAGGCGCATTACTGTCCGAAACCTTCGTATTCGAGAAGATACTGCTAAA TACTTGCGGAATCTAGACCCCAACTCTGCCTACTATGACCCCAAAACCAGAGCAATGAGAGAGAATCCGTACGCCAATGCAGGGAAGAATCCAGATGA AGTTAGTTACGCAGGGGATAACTTTGTTCGTTACAGTGGGGCTACCATTTCTATGGCACAAACTCAAT TATTTGCCTGGGAGGCCTATGAAAAAGGTTCTGAAGTTCATCTCCAGGCAGACCCTACAAAACTAGAACTCTTGTACAAATCCTTCAAAGTGAAGAAAGAAGACTTTAAGGAGCAGCAGAAAGAAAGCATCTTAGAGAAG TATGGTGGAGAAGAACATCTGGATGCCCCACCATCTGAATTACTGCTTGCTCAGACAGAAGATTATGTGGAATATTCTAGGCACGGAACAGTCATTAAAGGGCAAGACAAGGCTGTTGCTCGCTCTAAATATGAGGAAGATGTTCTGATCAACAATCACACG TGTATCTGGGGTTCCTATTGGAAGGAAGGCAAATGGGGGTATAAATGCTGCTACTCGTTTGTCAAGTATTCATATTGCACAGGAGAAGCTGGAAAAGAACTGGCT AATGCTGATGGGGAATTGCCAAGTGAACTGCCTGAGGATGAGTATATGGCCATACCCAAAACTCTTGTAGAG ATCCACCAGGAGAgacaaaaagaagagaagaagaagaaaaaaaagaagaagaagaagcataaGAAGAGTACAAGTTCTGACAgtgagggagaagagagaaagaaacaagaaaaattGAAAAAG GCATTAAATGCGGAAGAAGCTCGTCTCCTTCATGTGAAAGAAATCATGCAATTAGATGAGAGAAAGAGACCGTACAACAGCATGTATGAAAGCCGGGAACCAACAGAGGAGGAAATGGAGGCTTACCAAATGAAGCGCCAGCGACCTGATGACCCTATGGCTTCATTCCTGGGACAGTAG